The proteins below are encoded in one region of Salmo salar chromosome ssa02, Ssal_v3.1, whole genome shotgun sequence:
- the LOC106585850 gene encoding UTP--glucose-1-phosphate uridylyltransferase isoform X3, with the protein MSVLDDISKAGMAEFQEKLRLQHETSMHKELEKLLTTAKGAEQEISKKDFEGFKNLFHRFLQVKGPSVKWDKIHKPPEDLIHPYDKIKAQGLPDSVAASLNKLVVVKLNGGLGTSMGCKGPKSVISVRNENTFLDLTVHQIEHLNKTFNVDVPLVLMNSFNTDEDTKKILQKYTHHRVHIHTFNQSRYPRINKESLLPVAKDLGMHGDHADAWYPPGHGDIYASFYNSGLLDQLIAAGKEYIFVSNIDNLGATVDLFILNHLMTQPKDKRCEFIMEVTDKTRADVKGGTLIQYDDKLRLLEIAQVPKAHVDEFKSVTKFKIFNTNNLWISLAAIKRLHEQNTMDMEIIVNPKTLDGGLNVIQLETAVGAAIKAFDNALGVNVPRSRFLPVKTSSDLLLVMSNLYSLDAGSLTMSKKREFPSTPHVKLGSSFTKVHDFLTRFESIPDMLELDHLTVSGDVTFGKNVSLKGTVIIIANHGDRIDIPAGAVLENKIVSGNLRILDH; encoded by the exons TTGGATG ATATCAGCAAAGCCGGGATGGCAGAGTTTCAGGAGAAGCTGCGGCTGCAGCATGAGACCTCCATGCACAAAGAGCTGGAGAAGCTGCTGACCACAGCCAAGGGGGCTGAGCAGGAG ATTTCCAAAAAGGACTTTGAGGGTTTTAAGAACCTCTTCCACAGATTCCTCCAGGTAAAAGGACCCTCTGTGAAATGGGACAAGATCCACAAGCCCCCAGAGGATCTG ATCCACCCCTATGACAAGATCAAGGCCCAGGGGCTGCCGGACAGCGTGGCGGCCAGCCTCAACAAGCTGGTGGTGGTCAAGCTCAACGGAGGCCTGGGCACCAGCATGGGCTGCAAAGGCCCCAAGAGTGTCATCAGTGTCCGCAATGAGAACACCTTCCTGGACCTCACCGTCCATCAGATAGAG CACTTAAACAAGACATTCAACGTGGATGTGCCTCTTGTTCTCATGAACTCCTTCAACACCGACGAGGACACCAAGAAAATCCTGCAGAAGTACACACACCACCGGGTGCACATCCACACTTTCAACCAGAGCAg ATACCCAAGGATCAACAAGGAGTCCCTGCTGCCCGTGGCAAAGGACCTGGGAATGCACGGCGACCACGCCGACGCCTGGTACCCGCCCGGCCACGGAGACATCTACGCCAGTTTCTACAACTCCGGCCTGCTGGACCAGCTGATCGCCGCGGGCAAGGAGTACATCTTCGTGTCCAACATAGACAACCTGGGCGCCACCGTGGACCTGTTCATCCTCAACCACCTGATGACACAGCCCAAAGACAAGCGCTGCGAGTTCATCATGGAGGTCACGGACAAGACCCGTGCAGACGTCAAG GGTGGCACGCTGATCCAGTACGACGACAAGCTGCGTCTGCTGGAGATTGCCCAGGTGCCCAAAGCCCACGTGGACGAGTTCAAGTCGGTCACCAAGTTCAAGATCTTCAACACCAACAACCTTTGGATCTCCCTGGCCGCCATTAAGAGGCTGCACGAGCAGAACACCATGGACATGGAGATCATTGTCAACCCGAAG ACGCTGGACGGTGGTCTGAACGTGATCCAGCTGGAAACAGCGGTGGGCGCTGCTATCAAGGCCTTCGACAACGCCCTGGGCGTCAACGTGCCCCGTAGCCGCTTCCTGCCCGTCAAGACCTCGTCGGACCTGCTGCTGGTCATGTCCAATCTCTACAGCCTGGACGCCGGCTCGCTCACCATGAGCAAGAAGAGGGAGTTCCCCTCCACGCCACACGTCAAGCTGGGCAGCTCTTTCACCAAG GTCCATGACTTCCTGACGAGGTTTGAGAGCATCCCAGACATGCTAGAACTGGATCACCTCACAGTGTCAGGAGACGTCACCTTTGGAAAGAATGTCTCTCTCAAG GGAACTGTCATCATTATTGCCAATCACGGAGATAGGATTGATATTCCTGCCGGAGCAGTGCTGGAAAACAAGATTGTATCTGGCAACCTGCGCATCCTCGACCACTAA
- the LOC106585850 gene encoding UTP--glucose-1-phosphate uridylyltransferase isoform X2, with protein MAHTVVLYSSINTPDSNVLLIIRLFGDDWRCGSGNSSRPSSPFQSLTAQAGMSTISKKDFEGFKNLFHRFLQVKGPSVKWDKIHKPPEDLIHPYDKIKAQGLPDSVAASLNKLVVVKLNGGLGTSMGCKGPKSVISVRNENTFLDLTVHQIEHLNKTFNVDVPLVLMNSFNTDEDTKKILQKYTHHRVHIHTFNQSRYPRINKESLLPVAKDLGMHGDHADAWYPPGHGDIYASFYNSGLLDQLIAAGKEYIFVSNIDNLGATVDLFILNHLMTQPKDKRCEFIMEVTDKTRADVKGGTLIQYDDKLRLLEIAQVPKAHVDEFKSVTKFKIFNTNNLWISLAAIKRLHEQNTMDMEIIVNPKTLDGGLNVIQLETAVGAAIKAFDNALGVNVPRSRFLPVKTSSDLLLVMSNLYSLDAGSLTMSKKREFPSTPHVKLGSSFTKVHDFLTRFESIPDMLELDHLTVSGDVTFGKNVSLKGTVIIIANHGDRIDIPAGAVLENKIVSGNLRILDH; from the exons atggctcatactgtggtactatattccagtataaacacacctgattcaaatgtTTTACTAATCATCAGACTTTTTGGAGACGACTGGAGGTGTGGCTCAGGGAACTCTTCTAGGCCCTCATCTCCCTTTCAGTCATTGACAGCGCAGGCCGGGATGTCGACA ATTTCCAAAAAGGACTTTGAGGGTTTTAAGAACCTCTTCCACAGATTCCTCCAGGTAAAAGGACCCTCTGTGAAATGGGACAAGATCCACAAGCCCCCAGAGGATCTG ATCCACCCCTATGACAAGATCAAGGCCCAGGGGCTGCCGGACAGCGTGGCGGCCAGCCTCAACAAGCTGGTGGTGGTCAAGCTCAACGGAGGCCTGGGCACCAGCATGGGCTGCAAAGGCCCCAAGAGTGTCATCAGTGTCCGCAATGAGAACACCTTCCTGGACCTCACCGTCCATCAGATAGAG CACTTAAACAAGACATTCAACGTGGATGTGCCTCTTGTTCTCATGAACTCCTTCAACACCGACGAGGACACCAAGAAAATCCTGCAGAAGTACACACACCACCGGGTGCACATCCACACTTTCAACCAGAGCAg ATACCCAAGGATCAACAAGGAGTCCCTGCTGCCCGTGGCAAAGGACCTGGGAATGCACGGCGACCACGCCGACGCCTGGTACCCGCCCGGCCACGGAGACATCTACGCCAGTTTCTACAACTCCGGCCTGCTGGACCAGCTGATCGCCGCGGGCAAGGAGTACATCTTCGTGTCCAACATAGACAACCTGGGCGCCACCGTGGACCTGTTCATCCTCAACCACCTGATGACACAGCCCAAAGACAAGCGCTGCGAGTTCATCATGGAGGTCACGGACAAGACCCGTGCAGACGTCAAG GGTGGCACGCTGATCCAGTACGACGACAAGCTGCGTCTGCTGGAGATTGCCCAGGTGCCCAAAGCCCACGTGGACGAGTTCAAGTCGGTCACCAAGTTCAAGATCTTCAACACCAACAACCTTTGGATCTCCCTGGCCGCCATTAAGAGGCTGCACGAGCAGAACACCATGGACATGGAGATCATTGTCAACCCGAAG ACGCTGGACGGTGGTCTGAACGTGATCCAGCTGGAAACAGCGGTGGGCGCTGCTATCAAGGCCTTCGACAACGCCCTGGGCGTCAACGTGCCCCGTAGCCGCTTCCTGCCCGTCAAGACCTCGTCGGACCTGCTGCTGGTCATGTCCAATCTCTACAGCCTGGACGCCGGCTCGCTCACCATGAGCAAGAAGAGGGAGTTCCCCTCCACGCCACACGTCAAGCTGGGCAGCTCTTTCACCAAG GTCCATGACTTCCTGACGAGGTTTGAGAGCATCCCAGACATGCTAGAACTGGATCACCTCACAGTGTCAGGAGACGTCACCTTTGGAAAGAATGTCTCTCTCAAG GGAACTGTCATCATTATTGCCAATCACGGAGATAGGATTGATATTCCTGCCGGAGCAGTGCTGGAAAACAAGATTGTATCTGGCAACCTGCGCATCCTCGACCACTAA
- the LOC106585850 gene encoding UTP--glucose-1-phosphate uridylyltransferase isoform X4 — protein sequence MSTISKKDFEGFKNLFHRFLQVKGPSVKWDKIHKPPEDLIHPYDKIKAQGLPDSVAASLNKLVVVKLNGGLGTSMGCKGPKSVISVRNENTFLDLTVHQIEHLNKTFNVDVPLVLMNSFNTDEDTKKILQKYTHHRVHIHTFNQSRYPRINKESLLPVAKDLGMHGDHADAWYPPGHGDIYASFYNSGLLDQLIAAGKEYIFVSNIDNLGATVDLFILNHLMTQPKDKRCEFIMEVTDKTRADVKGGTLIQYDDKLRLLEIAQVPKAHVDEFKSVTKFKIFNTNNLWISLAAIKRLHEQNTMDMEIIVNPKTLDGGLNVIQLETAVGAAIKAFDNALGVNVPRSRFLPVKTSSDLLLVMSNLYSLDAGSLTMSKKREFPSTPHVKLGSSFTKVHDFLTRFESIPDMLELDHLTVSGDVTFGKNVSLKGTVIIIANHGDRIDIPAGAVLENKIVSGNLRILDH from the exons ATGTCGACA ATTTCCAAAAAGGACTTTGAGGGTTTTAAGAACCTCTTCCACAGATTCCTCCAGGTAAAAGGACCCTCTGTGAAATGGGACAAGATCCACAAGCCCCCAGAGGATCTG ATCCACCCCTATGACAAGATCAAGGCCCAGGGGCTGCCGGACAGCGTGGCGGCCAGCCTCAACAAGCTGGTGGTGGTCAAGCTCAACGGAGGCCTGGGCACCAGCATGGGCTGCAAAGGCCCCAAGAGTGTCATCAGTGTCCGCAATGAGAACACCTTCCTGGACCTCACCGTCCATCAGATAGAG CACTTAAACAAGACATTCAACGTGGATGTGCCTCTTGTTCTCATGAACTCCTTCAACACCGACGAGGACACCAAGAAAATCCTGCAGAAGTACACACACCACCGGGTGCACATCCACACTTTCAACCAGAGCAg ATACCCAAGGATCAACAAGGAGTCCCTGCTGCCCGTGGCAAAGGACCTGGGAATGCACGGCGACCACGCCGACGCCTGGTACCCGCCCGGCCACGGAGACATCTACGCCAGTTTCTACAACTCCGGCCTGCTGGACCAGCTGATCGCCGCGGGCAAGGAGTACATCTTCGTGTCCAACATAGACAACCTGGGCGCCACCGTGGACCTGTTCATCCTCAACCACCTGATGACACAGCCCAAAGACAAGCGCTGCGAGTTCATCATGGAGGTCACGGACAAGACCCGTGCAGACGTCAAG GGTGGCACGCTGATCCAGTACGACGACAAGCTGCGTCTGCTGGAGATTGCCCAGGTGCCCAAAGCCCACGTGGACGAGTTCAAGTCGGTCACCAAGTTCAAGATCTTCAACACCAACAACCTTTGGATCTCCCTGGCCGCCATTAAGAGGCTGCACGAGCAGAACACCATGGACATGGAGATCATTGTCAACCCGAAG ACGCTGGACGGTGGTCTGAACGTGATCCAGCTGGAAACAGCGGTGGGCGCTGCTATCAAGGCCTTCGACAACGCCCTGGGCGTCAACGTGCCCCGTAGCCGCTTCCTGCCCGTCAAGACCTCGTCGGACCTGCTGCTGGTCATGTCCAATCTCTACAGCCTGGACGCCGGCTCGCTCACCATGAGCAAGAAGAGGGAGTTCCCCTCCACGCCACACGTCAAGCTGGGCAGCTCTTTCACCAAG GTCCATGACTTCCTGACGAGGTTTGAGAGCATCCCAGACATGCTAGAACTGGATCACCTCACAGTGTCAGGAGACGTCACCTTTGGAAAGAATGTCTCTCTCAAG GGAACTGTCATCATTATTGCCAATCACGGAGATAGGATTGATATTCCTGCCGGAGCAGTGCTGGAAAACAAGATTGTATCTGGCAACCTGCGCATCCTCGACCACTAA
- the LOC106585850 gene encoding UTP--glucose-1-phosphate uridylyltransferase isoform X1, producing MSVLDDISKAGMAEFQEKLRLQHETSMHKELEKLLTTAKGAEQEVGLGFGARVPGACLWIQGGCFGGISKKDFEGFKNLFHRFLQVKGPSVKWDKIHKPPEDLIHPYDKIKAQGLPDSVAASLNKLVVVKLNGGLGTSMGCKGPKSVISVRNENTFLDLTVHQIEHLNKTFNVDVPLVLMNSFNTDEDTKKILQKYTHHRVHIHTFNQSRYPRINKESLLPVAKDLGMHGDHADAWYPPGHGDIYASFYNSGLLDQLIAAGKEYIFVSNIDNLGATVDLFILNHLMTQPKDKRCEFIMEVTDKTRADVKGGTLIQYDDKLRLLEIAQVPKAHVDEFKSVTKFKIFNTNNLWISLAAIKRLHEQNTMDMEIIVNPKTLDGGLNVIQLETAVGAAIKAFDNALGVNVPRSRFLPVKTSSDLLLVMSNLYSLDAGSLTMSKKREFPSTPHVKLGSSFTKVHDFLTRFESIPDMLELDHLTVSGDVTFGKNVSLKGTVIIIANHGDRIDIPAGAVLENKIVSGNLRILDH from the exons TTGGATG ATATCAGCAAAGCCGGGATGGCAGAGTTTCAGGAGAAGCTGCGGCTGCAGCATGAGACCTCCATGCACAAAGAGCTGGAGAAGCTGCTGACCACAGCCAAGGGGGCTGAGCAGGAGGTGGGCCTGGGGTTTGGAGCGAGAGTACCTGGTGCATGTTTGTGGATCCAGGGTGGTTGTTTTGGAGGA ATTTCCAAAAAGGACTTTGAGGGTTTTAAGAACCTCTTCCACAGATTCCTCCAGGTAAAAGGACCCTCTGTGAAATGGGACAAGATCCACAAGCCCCCAGAGGATCTG ATCCACCCCTATGACAAGATCAAGGCCCAGGGGCTGCCGGACAGCGTGGCGGCCAGCCTCAACAAGCTGGTGGTGGTCAAGCTCAACGGAGGCCTGGGCACCAGCATGGGCTGCAAAGGCCCCAAGAGTGTCATCAGTGTCCGCAATGAGAACACCTTCCTGGACCTCACCGTCCATCAGATAGAG CACTTAAACAAGACATTCAACGTGGATGTGCCTCTTGTTCTCATGAACTCCTTCAACACCGACGAGGACACCAAGAAAATCCTGCAGAAGTACACACACCACCGGGTGCACATCCACACTTTCAACCAGAGCAg ATACCCAAGGATCAACAAGGAGTCCCTGCTGCCCGTGGCAAAGGACCTGGGAATGCACGGCGACCACGCCGACGCCTGGTACCCGCCCGGCCACGGAGACATCTACGCCAGTTTCTACAACTCCGGCCTGCTGGACCAGCTGATCGCCGCGGGCAAGGAGTACATCTTCGTGTCCAACATAGACAACCTGGGCGCCACCGTGGACCTGTTCATCCTCAACCACCTGATGACACAGCCCAAAGACAAGCGCTGCGAGTTCATCATGGAGGTCACGGACAAGACCCGTGCAGACGTCAAG GGTGGCACGCTGATCCAGTACGACGACAAGCTGCGTCTGCTGGAGATTGCCCAGGTGCCCAAAGCCCACGTGGACGAGTTCAAGTCGGTCACCAAGTTCAAGATCTTCAACACCAACAACCTTTGGATCTCCCTGGCCGCCATTAAGAGGCTGCACGAGCAGAACACCATGGACATGGAGATCATTGTCAACCCGAAG ACGCTGGACGGTGGTCTGAACGTGATCCAGCTGGAAACAGCGGTGGGCGCTGCTATCAAGGCCTTCGACAACGCCCTGGGCGTCAACGTGCCCCGTAGCCGCTTCCTGCCCGTCAAGACCTCGTCGGACCTGCTGCTGGTCATGTCCAATCTCTACAGCCTGGACGCCGGCTCGCTCACCATGAGCAAGAAGAGGGAGTTCCCCTCCACGCCACACGTCAAGCTGGGCAGCTCTTTCACCAAG GTCCATGACTTCCTGACGAGGTTTGAGAGCATCCCAGACATGCTAGAACTGGATCACCTCACAGTGTCAGGAGACGTCACCTTTGGAAAGAATGTCTCTCTCAAG GGAACTGTCATCATTATTGCCAATCACGGAGATAGGATTGATATTCCTGCCGGAGCAGTGCTGGAAAACAAGATTGTATCTGGCAACCTGCGCATCCTCGACCACTAA